In Notamacropus eugenii isolate mMacEug1 chromosome 1, mMacEug1.pri_v2, whole genome shotgun sequence, one genomic interval encodes:
- the CSK gene encoding tyrosine-protein kinase CSK, whose translation MSAIQAVWPSGTECIAKYNFHGTAEQDLPFSKGDVLTIVAVTKDPNWYKAKNKVGREGIIPANYVQKREGVKAGTKLSLMPWFHGKITREQAERLLYPPETGLFLVRESTNYPGDYTLCVSCEGKVEHYRIIYSASKLSIDEEVYFENLMQLVEHYTSDADGLCTRLIKPKVMEGTVAAQDEFSRSGWALNMKDLKLLQTIGKGEFGDVMLGDYRGNKVAVKCIKNDATAQAFLAEASVMTQLRHSNLVQLLGVIVEEKGGLYIVTEYMAKGSLVDYLRSRGRSVLGGDCLLKFSLDVCEAMEYLEANNFVHRDLAARNVLVSEDNIAKVSDFGLTKEASCTQDTGKLPVKWTAPEALREKKFSTKSDVWSFGILLWEIYSFGRVPYPRIPLKDVVPRVEKGYKMDAPDGCPTAVYEVMKNCWHLDAANRPTFLQLREQLEHIKAHELHL comes from the exons ATGTCAGCAATTCAG GCCGTCTGGCCATCCGGTACAGAATGTATTGCCAAGTACAACTTCCACGGCACAGCCGAGCAAGACCTGCCCTTCAGCAAAGGAGATGTGCTCACCATAGTTGCTGTCACCAAG gACCCCAATTGGTACAAAGCCAAAAACAAGGTTGGCCGGGAAGGCATCATCCCAGCCAACTATGTGCAGAAGCGGGAAGGAGTGAAAGCGGGCACCAAGCTGAGCCTCATGCC GTGGTTCCATGGGAAGATCACTCGGGAGCAAGCAGAGAGGCTGCTCTACCCCCCAGAGACAGGCCTATTCCTGGTCCGAGAGAGCACCAACTACCCTGGGGACTACACGCTGTGCGTGAGCTGCGAGGGCAAGGTGGAACACTACCGGATTATCTATTCTGCCAGCAAGCTCAGCATTGATGAGGAAGTCTACTTTGAGAATCTCATGCAGCTGGTGGAG cACTACACCAGCGATGCTGATGGGCTCTGCACCCGCCTCATCAAACCAAAGGTCATGGAGGGGACTGTCGCAGCTCAAGATGAGTTCTCCCGAA GTGGCTGGGCCCTCAACATGAAAGACCTCAAGCTGCTTCAAACCATTGGCAAGGGCGAGTTTGGGG ATGTGATGCTTGGGGACTACCGGGGGAACAAAGTTGCCGTTAAGTGCATTAAGAATGATGCCACCGCTCAGGCCTTCCTGGCAGAAGCCTCGGTCATGAC GCAACTCCGGCATAGTAACCTGGTGCAGCTCCTAGGGGtgattgtggaggagaagggaggcctTTATATTGTCACGGAATACATGGCCAAG GGCAGCCTGGTGGATTATCTGCGCTCAAGGGGCAGGTCGGTGCTGGGCGGAGATTGTCTCCTCAAATTTTCCCT AGATGTCTGTGAGGCGATGGAATACCTAGAAGCCAACAACTTTGTGCACCGGGACTTAGCTGCCCGGAATGTGTTGGTGTCTGAAGACAACATTGCCAAGGTCAGCGATTTTGGCCTCACCAAAGAGGCCTCCTGTACCCAGGACACTGGGAAACTGCCCGTCAAGTGGACAGCCCCTGAGGCCCTGAGAGAAAAG AAATTCTCCACTAAGTCTGATGTGTGGAGTTTCGGGATACTCCTCTGGGAAATCTACTCCTTCGGCCGAGTGCCTTATCCGAGAATC CCTCTGAAGGACGTGGTCCCGAGAGTAGAGAAGGGCTACAAAATGGACGCACCAGATGGCTGCCCAACCGCCGTctatgaagtcatgaaaaattgCTGGCACCTGGATGCTGCCAACCGGCCTACCTTCCTGCAGCTTAGGGAACAGCTAGAGCATATCAAAGCCCATGAGCTGCACCTGTGA